From a region of the Poecile atricapillus isolate bPoeAtr1 chromosome 4, bPoeAtr1.hap1, whole genome shotgun sequence genome:
- the AGA gene encoding N(4)-(beta-N-acetylglucosaminyl)-L-asparaginase isoform X4, translating into MAAGRGGGWRGMAVALLLLSVLTPAGAASAAALPVVINTWAFRTAAETAWRVLESGGSELDAVERGCGQCEIDQCDGSVGYGGSPDESGETTLDAMIMDGNTMEVGAVADLRRVKNAIGVARKVIEYTKHTLLVGESASLFAVRMGFPYEDLTTQKSLSLFSEWLNQSCQPNYWKNVVPDSSKSCGPYKRREKITYKEEQTSSQRSVQNHDTIGMVVIGVNGTVASGTSTNGAIHKLPGRVGDSPIAGAGSYADSTAGGAAATGDGDIMMRFLPSYQAVEYMRMGTDPTVACQKVISRIQKYAPKFFGAIVCANTTGSYDLAFRKSFKCILEVEATWSSNRLSH; encoded by the exons ATGGCGGCGGGACGCGGCGGGGGCTGGCGGGGGATGGCGGTCGCGCTCTTGTTgctctctgtgctgacaccGGCGGGCGCCGCCTCAGCTGCCGCTCTGCCTGTAGTCATCAATACCTGGGCGTTCAGGACGGCCGCAGAGACAG CTTGGAGAGTTTTAGAGTCGGGAGGCTCAGAGCTTGACGCGGTTGAGAGAGGCTGTGGTCAGTGTGAGATCGATCAGTGCGATGGGAGCGTGGGATATGGAGGAAGCCCAGATGAAAGTGGAGAAACAACTCTGGATGCAATGATTATGGATGG CAACACTATGGAAGTTGGGGCTGTTGCGGATCTCAGGCGTGTGAAAAATGCAATTGGTGTAGCACGAAAGGTCATTGAATACACTAAGCATACATTACTAGTGGGAGAGTCAG CCTCCCTGTTTGCTGTAAGAATGGGGTTCCCATATGAAGATTTGACTACCCAGAAATCCCTTTCACTGTTTTCAGAGTGGCTTAATCAAAGCTGTCAGCCAAACTACTGGAAG AATGTGGTGCCAGACTCTTCAAAATCCTGTGGACCCTATAAACGGCGTGAAAAAATAACTTACAAAGAAGAACAGACCAGCTCACAAAGAAGTGTTCAGAACCACGATACTATTG GTATGGTTGTAATTGGTGTGAATGGAACCGTTGCTTCTGGGACATCTACTAATGGTGCAATCCACAAACTTCCAGG ACGTGTTGGAGATTCTCCGATAGCTGGAGCGGGATCCTATGCAGATAGTACAGCcggaggagctgcagccactgGGGATGGTGACATCATGATGCGCTTCTTACCCAG ttatcAAGCTGTGGAATACATGAGGATGGGAACAGACCCAACAGTAGCCTGTCAGAAAGTTATTTCCAGAATCCAGAAGTACGCTCCAAAGTTCTTTGGTGCTATCGTTTGTGCCAATACAACTGGAAGTTATg ATTTGGCATTTAGGAAGAGCTTCAAATGCATACTGGAAGTTGAGGCAACATGGTCATCCAATAGACTATCTCAT TGA
- the AGA gene encoding N(4)-(beta-N-acetylglucosaminyl)-L-asparaginase isoform X1: MAAGRGGGWRGMAVALLLLSVLTPAGAASAAALPVVINTWAFRTAAETAWRVLESGGSELDAVERGCGQCEIDQCDGSVGYGGSPDESGETTLDAMIMDGNTMEVGAVADLRRVKNAIGVARKVIEYTKHTLLVGESASLFAVRMGFPYEDLTTQKSLSLFSEWLNQSCQPNYWKNVVPDSSKSCGPYKRREKITYKEEQTSSQRSVQNHDTIGMVVIGVNGTVASGTSTNGAIHKLPGRVGDSPIAGAGSYADSTAGGAAATGDGDIMMRFLPSYQAVEYMRMGTDPTVACQKVISRIQKYAPKFFGAIVCANTTGSYDLAFRKSFKCILEVEATWSSNRLSHVYGNMCLEMMLQGDLVKQCYSLKRKVHTD, translated from the exons ATGGCGGCGGGACGCGGCGGGGGCTGGCGGGGGATGGCGGTCGCGCTCTTGTTgctctctgtgctgacaccGGCGGGCGCCGCCTCAGCTGCCGCTCTGCCTGTAGTCATCAATACCTGGGCGTTCAGGACGGCCGCAGAGACAG CTTGGAGAGTTTTAGAGTCGGGAGGCTCAGAGCTTGACGCGGTTGAGAGAGGCTGTGGTCAGTGTGAGATCGATCAGTGCGATGGGAGCGTGGGATATGGAGGAAGCCCAGATGAAAGTGGAGAAACAACTCTGGATGCAATGATTATGGATGG CAACACTATGGAAGTTGGGGCTGTTGCGGATCTCAGGCGTGTGAAAAATGCAATTGGTGTAGCACGAAAGGTCATTGAATACACTAAGCATACATTACTAGTGGGAGAGTCAG CCTCCCTGTTTGCTGTAAGAATGGGGTTCCCATATGAAGATTTGACTACCCAGAAATCCCTTTCACTGTTTTCAGAGTGGCTTAATCAAAGCTGTCAGCCAAACTACTGGAAG AATGTGGTGCCAGACTCTTCAAAATCCTGTGGACCCTATAAACGGCGTGAAAAAATAACTTACAAAGAAGAACAGACCAGCTCACAAAGAAGTGTTCAGAACCACGATACTATTG GTATGGTTGTAATTGGTGTGAATGGAACCGTTGCTTCTGGGACATCTACTAATGGTGCAATCCACAAACTTCCAGG ACGTGTTGGAGATTCTCCGATAGCTGGAGCGGGATCCTATGCAGATAGTACAGCcggaggagctgcagccactgGGGATGGTGACATCATGATGCGCTTCTTACCCAG ttatcAAGCTGTGGAATACATGAGGATGGGAACAGACCCAACAGTAGCCTGTCAGAAAGTTATTTCCAGAATCCAGAAGTACGCTCCAAAGTTCTTTGGTGCTATCGTTTGTGCCAATACAACTGGAAGTTATg ATTTGGCATTTAGGAAGAGCTTCAAATGCATACTGGAAGTTGAGGCAACATGGTCATCCAATAGACTATCTCAT GTTTACGGAAACATGTGTTTGGAAATGATGCTTCAGGGTGATCTGGTAAAGCAGTGTTACAGCCTGAAGAGAAAAGTGCACACTGATTGA
- the AGA gene encoding N(4)-(beta-N-acetylglucosaminyl)-L-asparaginase isoform X3 encodes MAAGRGGGWRGMAVALLLLSVLTPAGAASAAALPVVINTWAFRTAAETAWRVLESGGSELDAVERGCGQCEIDQCDGSVGYGGSPDESGETTLDAMIMDGNTMEVGAVADLRRVKNAIGVARKVIEYTKHTLLVGESASLFAVRMGFPYEDLTTQKSLSLFSEWLNQSCQPNYWKNVVPDSSKSCGPYKRREKITYKEEQTSSQRSVQNHDTIGMVVIGVNGTVASGTSTNGAIHKLPGRVGDSPIAGAGSYADSTAGGAAATGDGDIMMRFLPSYQAVEYMRMGTDPTVACQKVISRIQKYAPKFFGAIVCANTTGSYDLAFRKSFKCILEVEATWSSNRLSHVEQFQ; translated from the exons ATGGCGGCGGGACGCGGCGGGGGCTGGCGGGGGATGGCGGTCGCGCTCTTGTTgctctctgtgctgacaccGGCGGGCGCCGCCTCAGCTGCCGCTCTGCCTGTAGTCATCAATACCTGGGCGTTCAGGACGGCCGCAGAGACAG CTTGGAGAGTTTTAGAGTCGGGAGGCTCAGAGCTTGACGCGGTTGAGAGAGGCTGTGGTCAGTGTGAGATCGATCAGTGCGATGGGAGCGTGGGATATGGAGGAAGCCCAGATGAAAGTGGAGAAACAACTCTGGATGCAATGATTATGGATGG CAACACTATGGAAGTTGGGGCTGTTGCGGATCTCAGGCGTGTGAAAAATGCAATTGGTGTAGCACGAAAGGTCATTGAATACACTAAGCATACATTACTAGTGGGAGAGTCAG CCTCCCTGTTTGCTGTAAGAATGGGGTTCCCATATGAAGATTTGACTACCCAGAAATCCCTTTCACTGTTTTCAGAGTGGCTTAATCAAAGCTGTCAGCCAAACTACTGGAAG AATGTGGTGCCAGACTCTTCAAAATCCTGTGGACCCTATAAACGGCGTGAAAAAATAACTTACAAAGAAGAACAGACCAGCTCACAAAGAAGTGTTCAGAACCACGATACTATTG GTATGGTTGTAATTGGTGTGAATGGAACCGTTGCTTCTGGGACATCTACTAATGGTGCAATCCACAAACTTCCAGG ACGTGTTGGAGATTCTCCGATAGCTGGAGCGGGATCCTATGCAGATAGTACAGCcggaggagctgcagccactgGGGATGGTGACATCATGATGCGCTTCTTACCCAG ttatcAAGCTGTGGAATACATGAGGATGGGAACAGACCCAACAGTAGCCTGTCAGAAAGTTATTTCCAGAATCCAGAAGTACGCTCCAAAGTTCTTTGGTGCTATCGTTTGTGCCAATACAACTGGAAGTTATg ATTTGGCATTTAGGAAGAGCTTCAAATGCATACTGGAAGTTGAGGCAACATGGTCATCCAATAGACTATCTCAT GTGGAGCAGTTTCAGTAA
- the AGA gene encoding N(4)-(beta-N-acetylglucosaminyl)-L-asparaginase isoform X2 → MAAGRGGGWRGMAVALLLLSVLTPAGAASAAALPVVINTWAFRTAAETAWRVLESGGSELDAVERGCGQCEIDQCDGSVGYGGSPDESGETTLDAMIMDGNTMEVGAVADLRRVKNAIGVARKVIEYTKHTLLVGESASLFAVRMGFPYEDLTTQKSLSLFSEWLNQSCQPNYWKNVVPDSSKSCGPYKRREKITYKEEQTSSQRSVQNHDTIGMVVIGVNGTVASGTSTNGAIHKLPGRVGDSPIAGAGSYADSTAGGAAATGDGDIMMRFLPSYQAVEYMRMGTDPTVACQKVISRIQKYAPKFFGAIVCANTTGSYGAACNKIPGFTRFHFMVSNPLLSQPTEQVVDCI, encoded by the exons ATGGCGGCGGGACGCGGCGGGGGCTGGCGGGGGATGGCGGTCGCGCTCTTGTTgctctctgtgctgacaccGGCGGGCGCCGCCTCAGCTGCCGCTCTGCCTGTAGTCATCAATACCTGGGCGTTCAGGACGGCCGCAGAGACAG CTTGGAGAGTTTTAGAGTCGGGAGGCTCAGAGCTTGACGCGGTTGAGAGAGGCTGTGGTCAGTGTGAGATCGATCAGTGCGATGGGAGCGTGGGATATGGAGGAAGCCCAGATGAAAGTGGAGAAACAACTCTGGATGCAATGATTATGGATGG CAACACTATGGAAGTTGGGGCTGTTGCGGATCTCAGGCGTGTGAAAAATGCAATTGGTGTAGCACGAAAGGTCATTGAATACACTAAGCATACATTACTAGTGGGAGAGTCAG CCTCCCTGTTTGCTGTAAGAATGGGGTTCCCATATGAAGATTTGACTACCCAGAAATCCCTTTCACTGTTTTCAGAGTGGCTTAATCAAAGCTGTCAGCCAAACTACTGGAAG AATGTGGTGCCAGACTCTTCAAAATCCTGTGGACCCTATAAACGGCGTGAAAAAATAACTTACAAAGAAGAACAGACCAGCTCACAAAGAAGTGTTCAGAACCACGATACTATTG GTATGGTTGTAATTGGTGTGAATGGAACCGTTGCTTCTGGGACATCTACTAATGGTGCAATCCACAAACTTCCAGG ACGTGTTGGAGATTCTCCGATAGCTGGAGCGGGATCCTATGCAGATAGTACAGCcggaggagctgcagccactgGGGATGGTGACATCATGATGCGCTTCTTACCCAG ttatcAAGCTGTGGAATACATGAGGATGGGAACAGACCCAACAGTAGCCTGTCAGAAAGTTATTTCCAGAATCCAGAAGTACGCTCCAAAGTTCTTTGGTGCTATCGTTTGTGCCAATACAACTGGAAGTTATg gtGCTGCATGTAATAAAATTCCAGGATTCACTCGGTTTCACTTCATGGTTTCAAACCCTTTGTTAAGTCAACCAACTGAGCAAGTAGTAGActgcatttaa